A window of Streptomyces sp. NBC_01689 genomic DNA:
GGTGACCAAGACCCTGCGGCACTTCCTGGACGAGCTCGGCGACGCGCTCGGCACCGAGCTCGACCCGGAGAACATGGACGAGACGCTGGCCAGGCTCGGCGGCATCGCCAAGCTCATCGGCGCCTCCCTGCAGAACACCGCCAACCCGACCCAGCTGGGAGCCGGTTACAAGGTCAACGTGATCCCGGGGCAGGCGACCGCCCATGTCGACGGGCGCTATCTGCCGGGCCACGAGGAGGAGTTCCTCGCGGATCTGGACCGGATCCTCGGCCCGCGGGTCCGGCGCGAGGACGTGCACGCCGACAAGGCACTGGAGACCACCTTCGACGGGGCACTGGTCGACGCCATGCAGACCGCGCTGTCGGCCGAGGACCCGATCGCCCGCGCCGTCCCGTACATGCTCTCCGCCGGCACGGACGCGAAGTCCTTCGCCGACCTCGGGATCCGCTGCTTCGGCTTCGCCCCGCTGAAGCTGCCGCCCGAGCTGGACTTCGCGGGCATGTTCCACGGGGTCGACGAGCGGGTGCCGGTGGACGCGCTGCAGTTCGGTGTCCGCGTGCTCGACCGGTTCATCGAGGCGTCCTGACGTGTTGACGCCCGCAATCGACCGTGCGTACGGAGGTCGCCCGGCACGAGTGAATCCGACCATAAGCTCGTAGCTCCATTACTCCTTCCTCGTTACAGGTGATGCGATCCGAAGCTGGGATCGCATTGCCAACAAGGAGGAATAATGATCAAGAAGGTCGTCGCCGCTGCGGCTGCCACTGGTGGTCTGGTTCTCGCGGGTGCGGGCCTGGCTGTCGCCGACTCGGGTGCTCAGGGTGCCGCCGTGCACTCCCCGGGCGTCGTTTCCGGCAATGTCATCCAGGTGCCCGTTCACGTCCCGGTGAACGTCTGCGGCAACACGGTCTCCGTGATCGGGCTGCTGAACCCCGCCTTCGGCAACACCTGCATCAACCACTGACGTTGTGCCCCACCCCCTGAGGCCGGCTCCAGACGAGCCCGGCTCCACGAGGGGCCGACCGGCTTCCGCGCACGCGCCGGTGAGGTGCGCGCGCTTTCCGGATCGTCCAAGCCGATGGCTAAGGCAGGGAATACAGCTATGCGACAGGTCACCCGCAAGGGCCTGATGACCGTGGCGGCCGCGACCGGCGTGATCGCCGCGACCGGGGGCTACGCGCACGCCGACTCGGGAGCGAACGGTTTCACGTCCCACTCGCCCGGTGTGCTGTCGGGCAACACGGTGCAGGCGCCGGTGCACGTGCCGGTCAACGCGTGCGGAAACACCGTGAACGTCGTCGGGTTGCTGAACCCGGCGATGGGCAACACATGCGTCAACCAGGGCGGCGGAGGGTCGTCCTCAGGGAGTCACGGGGGCGGTCGCGCCGGCGGTGCGCACGCCGGAGGGCACGCCGTGGGCTCTCCCGGGGTCGGCTCCGGCAACCATGTCCAGGTGCCGGTCGACGTCCCGGTCAACCTCTGCGGCAACAGCGTGAACGTGATCGGACTCGGCAACGGGGCACTGGGCAACGCGTGCGGGAACGGTGGCGGTGGCCACCAGACGAACCCTCCGGGTCACCCCGGACACCCGGGCCAGCCGGGTCACCCCGGACACCCGGGCCAGCCGGGTCACCCCGGACACCCGGGCCAGCCGGGTCACCCCGGGCACCCGGGCCAGCCGGGTCACCCCGGGCACCCGGGCCAGCCGGGTCACCCCGGACACCCGGGCCAGCCGGGTCACCCCGGACATCCCGGACACCCGGGTCAGCCCGGTCACCCTGGATACCCGGGTCACCCCGGACACCCCGGCCAGCCCGGTCACCCGGGACACCCCGGTGAGCCTTGTCCTCCCGGTCACCCTGGGTACCCGGGCGAGCCCGGTCACCCTGGGCACCCGGGACACCCCGGCCACCCGGGGAATCCGGGCCAGCCCGGAACCCCGGGCACTCCCGGTACTCCGGGTCAGCCCGGCACCCCGGGTCAGCCCGGTACCCCCGGCACCCCGGGTCAGCCCGGCACTCCGGGTCAGCCCGGCACTCCGGGTCAGCCCGGGAACCCCGGTACGCCGTCCACCGCGTACCCGATCCACCGGGGAACGCAGTCCGTCTCGCAGCCGCACGGTGCCGCCCAGCTCGCCCACACCGGCAGTGAGCTGCCGCTCGGCGCGGTGATCCCGGTGGGCGCGGGCGCGCTCCTGGCGGGCGCGGTGCTGTACCGGCGGGCGCGCGCGAACGCCTGACCGTCATGACGGGCGGGGCGGACGCCCCGGGAGACGGCACCGGGGGACCCCGGGGGACAGGGACGGACGCGGCAGGCCGCGCGTACCCGCGCAGGCGCCATCGCGACGCCACCCGTGTCCCCCGGTGGCGTCGGCGGACGGAGCGGGCCCCGCACGGGCCGGGCCCGCTCCGCCTCAGCCGCTTCCGCTCACCACGTGGCGCGCACCTGGCGGATGATCCGCCGGCGCAACCGCACCCTGCGGCTGCCGTCGCGATGCAGGCTGAGGCGGTCCAACTCCCAGTGTCCGTACTCCGCGTGGTCGGTCAGCAGCCGTGTGGCCTCCTTGCGGGAAACCCCGCGCGGCACGTACACCTCGACAAATTCGTATTCCGGCATCGCATCTATTGTGCGGGCAGAGGCCGTGTACGGATAGCGTCTGCACTATGTCTGATGCTGTGCAGCCCACCGCTGCCGAGGTACGCGCCGCCGCAGAGGCGGTCAAGACCGCTCTCGACCGTCACCTGGCCGCGGTCGAGCGCAGGTCGGGCGATGACGACCCGGCCGTCTACGAGGCGTTCAACGAGCTGGCCGCCGCGGCCGAGGAGTACGACGAGCTGCTCTACGACCGGTACGACGAGGTGACCCCCTTCGAGATCCCGGCCGGCGACGACACGCTGCCGCCGTACACGGGCCCCGAGGAGCCGAACGCCCTCAGTGTCCTGATCCGCCGGGACTACGCGGTGGCGGAGCCCCAGCGACTGCTCGCACAGGCCCAGCGGGTCGAGGCGGTGGAGGAGGACGGCGCCACCGCGGCCGCGGGCTTCGACGCGGCGTCCGGCACGGTCCACGGGGCGCTCGGAGTGCTGTTCGGCGAGTTCGAACCGGACGAGATCGCCTCCCGGCACAAGGAGTTCGGGCTGGAGGAGGGCGACTCGACGCTCTGGGTCACGGCCGCGGACGAACCGGCCGACCCCGGCGAGTGGCTGGAGAGCCCCTTCGAGGCGATCGACCCGCAGCGCGTCGTCTGCCGCTTCGACGTGAGCGCTGTCTTCGACGACGAGTCGGACGACGAGGAACTGGACGACGACCTCGACACCGACTCCGAGCTGGACGACGACGCGGACCTGGAACCCCTGGACGCCGATCGCTGATCCCGGCACGAGGAGGGGCGGTCACCGGAGCCCGGTGACCGCCCTTCCCTTTCTCAGCCCGCTGTCGGGACCTGGGCCCTGAGCAGCGCCGGCAGACGTGTGGTGCGCGGCTTCTGCGGGACCTCGGCGACCGCCCGCTGCAGTGCCTGTTCCACCCCGTGGACCACCGACAGATGGCGTTCGGCGCGGCCGAAGGCGGTGTAGACCCACGGTCTGGTCAGAGCCGCCGCGGCGTCCCCCGGGAGCACCACGACCACGGCGGGCCAGCGCAGGCCGACCGCCTGGTGCGCCGTGAGCGCCCACCCGGGCCGGACGGACTGCTCCACCCGCTCCTTCGGTACGACGACGGGGGCGCCCGAGCAGTCCAGGTGCAGCCCCTCCGCGTCGGCCCGCACCACATGGCCCGGCATCGTCCGGCCCGGCGCGGGGGAGTACGCGATCCGGTCGCCGGGGTCGAAGCCCCCGAACCGGCCGGGGCCCGGGTTCAGCCGCTCCTTGAGCGCGGTGTTGAGCGCGCGCGTGCCCACCGCGCCGCCGTGCCCCGGAGTGATCACCTGCGTCTGCTCG
This region includes:
- the chpH gene encoding chaplin ChpH, whose translation is MIKKVVAAAAATGGLVLAGAGLAVADSGAQGAAVHSPGVVSGNVIQVPVHVPVNVCGNTVSVIGLLNPAFGNTCINH
- a CDS encoding chaplin, whose protein sequence is MTVAAATGVIAATGGYAHADSGANGFTSHSPGVLSGNTVQAPVHVPVNACGNTVNVVGLLNPAMGNTCVNQGGGGSSSGSHGGGRAGGAHAGGHAVGSPGVGSGNHVQVPVDVPVNLCGNSVNVIGLGNGALGNACGNGGGGHQTNPPGHPGHPGQPGHPGHPGQPGHPGHPGQPGHPGHPGQPGHPGHPGQPGHPGHPGQPGHPGHPGHPGQPGHPGYPGHPGHPGQPGHPGHPGEPCPPGHPGYPGEPGHPGHPGHPGHPGNPGQPGTPGTPGTPGQPGTPGQPGTPGTPGQPGTPGQPGTPGQPGNPGTPSTAYPIHRGTQSVSQPHGAAQLAHTGSELPLGAVIPVGAGALLAGAVLYRRARANA
- a CDS encoding DUF5703 family protein — translated: MPEYEFVEVYVPRGVSRKEATRLLTDHAEYGHWELDRLSLHRDGSRRVRLRRRIIRQVRATW